The following are from one region of the Melaminivora suipulveris genome:
- a CDS encoding DUF4160 domain-containing protein, producing the protein MPVLQRFANCRVRMYVKDHPPPHFHVQLNDGREAWVSIRPLQIIHGRVAAREIAEVLAWASERQDWLRDTFEELQR; encoded by the coding sequence ATGCCTGTTCTTCAGCGCTTTGCCAACTGCCGCGTTCGGATGTATGTCAAAGACCATCCGCCGCCCCACTTCCACGTTCAACTCAATGATGGCCGGGAAGCCTGGGTCAGCATCCGGCCCCTGCAAATCATCCACGGCAGGGTGGCTGCACGCGAGATCGCTGAAGTGCTCGCCTGGGCAAGTGAGCGCCAGGACTGGCTGAGGGATACCTTCGAGGAGTTGCAACGATGA
- a CDS encoding DUF2442 domain-containing protein produces MSSKDHFTLTAVQARRGHCLHLTYADGQSFDVDLSDWIGSSKVLAPLRDSSLFAQARRGFRGRTVDWIEDELDLAADNLRNLAIEQSGGIGHERIWTWLHDTGLTLEQAAQALGISRRMLIYYRDGEKPIPRTVWLACLGWEAVRPQGRTLPMRVPTGMNWAVPQG; encoded by the coding sequence ATGAGCAGTAAAGACCACTTCACCCTCACCGCAGTGCAAGCCCGGCGCGGGCATTGCCTGCATCTGACCTATGCCGATGGGCAGTCGTTCGATGTTGACCTGAGCGACTGGATCGGCTCCAGCAAAGTCTTGGCTCCGCTACGAGACAGCAGCCTGTTCGCCCAGGCCCGAAGGGGATTCCGGGGGCGCACCGTGGACTGGATCGAGGACGAACTCGACCTGGCCGCCGACAACCTGCGCAATCTGGCTATCGAGCAGTCTGGCGGCATTGGCCATGAGCGCATCTGGACGTGGCTGCATGACACCGGCCTGACGCTGGAGCAGGCCGCGCAGGCGCTGGGTATCTCCCGGCGCATGCTGATCTACTACCGCGATGGCGAGAAGCCCATCCCGCGCACCGTGTGGCTGGCCTGCCTGGGCTGGGAGGCGGTGCGCCCGCAAGGCCGGACATTGCCCATGCGCGTGCCGACGGGGATGAACTGGGCTGTGCCGCAGGGTTGA
- a CDS encoding type II toxin-antitoxin system RelE/ParE family toxin, whose translation MYEVRHYLTPEGTDLTQNWLSGLRDLVAKVALVKRLNRLEQGNFGDHKYCRDGVWELRVDVGPGYRVYYAQAGKRLVLLLCGGNKSSQQADINRACELWQDWKSR comes from the coding sequence ATGTATGAAGTTCGCCACTATCTCACGCCTGAGGGCACAGACCTCACCCAGAACTGGCTGAGCGGCCTGCGCGACCTTGTGGCGAAGGTTGCCCTCGTCAAGCGGCTCAACCGTTTGGAGCAGGGCAATTTTGGCGACCACAAGTACTGCCGCGACGGGGTGTGGGAATTGCGTGTGGATGTAGGGCCGGGCTATCGGGTCTATTACGCCCAGGCTGGCAAGCGGCTGGTGTTGCTGTTGTGCGGCGGTAACAAGAGCTCGCAGCAAGCAGATATCAATCGCGCCTGCGAGTTATGGCAGGACTGGAAAAGCCGCTGA